In Oryctolagus cuniculus chromosome X, mOryCun1.1, whole genome shotgun sequence, a single window of DNA contains:
- the GPRASP1 gene encoding G-protein coupled receptor-associated sorting protein 1 has protein sequence MTGAEIEPGVASKPETKAGEEVVGGAERENEVPLVVRPKVRIQAQIMNGARPKTKTKVMPRARPKTKASTGGGAHSKSKSKGILGSESKGDAQVWAQAECGAMAMLKTEGESPTSSAFSRSVAKTKCLSVDRELLNMDTESFPRRKDNSQAGFQPSFRSEGEDGIESWYCPKPLSKQETSLCSLFWNRDEVSSKFRPRNRIKASTRSRHMARKEVNILCKPKTKKELCTVSSSGSEDESVKIPCFWAKDQTYSWSRPREEANNWSRFTSKTQVCVESSFGSDREDHMKSWFWSREGIKSRSKPRARKEANTRARQRAKQEACMDFISGCMDVRKNEPWFLPGEKAGNFLWPKTKKEARARAMAKEEAKAKTRAKAKREVKSEEEVLIGTWLWATEESSMVDGANIMSISQMEGESLVGSWFWTEEEDSLGTGASKSIPRAKVEPSCDSYLGAVKNTSVASGTAGASETMLAADEEVIVSSWFWVGEEANPEPEEETIFGSWFWDIDETSVESGTAVSCESRQKSEEEAAVGPWFWTGEEGSVVAAVGEEAKSGSEEDTIFGSWFWSENQPPVDSRDEASCDTVPVGEEEEEEPIIGSLFWAGVDTWVEAEVNSMSNLEDEEEAIVSPWFGVKEEVSMKYGAGARCKFMTGAEEKDRSYFWEKGKPFMYPADGGSWNSKPKEEEDTVDSCFWSKNYSRPGAIVGSSLCAAEGGSIDDETGEEARLPTEGENVIKPLFWKDDEAIQETTSREDPRPAAEEEYIVGSWFLAGEEYGLEAVPKVREENILTTEEEAVLGSWFWEEPVRREAGFCNKSSVTSEEEEVIVGSWFWEEGARTGTVIEASSESKPGTEEEEIIIGSWFWDEEASIETGSHAVDKTRSETEENVFGSWFWAAKEGDGESGVCHVSSPQDDEEMIVESWLWSGEEAIKETGTVATCESENEEGAVAGSWFGAQNEENDGTGSGTNCESRTFADEDEAIVGSWFWAGDEPHFESNPSPVFRAICKSRCSVEQEPDPSRRPQSWDEVTVQFKPGPWGRVGFPSTSTFNFPKEAVFLFSEMFGGKPKLLELSPEREEQESLLQPDQPDPEFQFRYDPSYRSVQEIREHLRDKESTGPENWSCSCIQCELRIDSEEFEELLLLMDRIRDPFIHEISKIAMGMRSASQFTRDFIRDSGVVSLIQALLNYPSSRVRTHFLENMIRMTPPYPNLNMIQTYVCQVCEETLAYGLDTPEQLCGIRMITHLTSTTDYHTLIANYMSELLSLLATGNTQTRFHVLKILLNFSENLVMTKELLSAEAMSEFMGLVSRNETNDNVQIILAIFENIGNNIKKEAVFTDDDFDLEPLISTFHEVEKFIKELQSKPDDPNDPEADQEN, from the coding sequence ATGACCGGGGCTGAGATTGAGCCTGGTGTTGCCAGTAAGCCTGAAACAAAGGCTGGGGAAGAGGTTGTGGGTGGGGCTGAAAGAGAGAATGAAGTTCCCTTGGTTGTCAGACCCAAGGTTAGGATTCAAGCCCAGATAATGAATGGGGCAAGGCCCAAAACTAAGACCAAGGTTATGCCTAGGGCACGGCCTAAAACTAAGGCCAGTACAGGAGGTGGGGCACATTCTAAGAGTAAGTCTAAGGGAATCCTTGGGTCAGAATCTAAGGGTGATGCCCAGGTATGGGCCCAGGCTGAATGTGGGGCTATGGCAATGTTGAAGACTGAGGGAGAGTCTCCAACCAGTAGTGCTTTTTCTAGATCAGTTGCTAAAACTAAGTGTCTGTCTGTGGATAGAGAACTGCTTAATATGGACACTGAGAGCTTTCCTAGAAGGAAGGACAACTCCCAAGCAGGATTCCAGCCTTCATTTAGGTCAGAGGGAGAGGATGGTATTGAGTCCTGGTACTGCCCCAAGCCTCTATCCAAACAAGAAACGTCTCTGTGTTCCTTGTTCTGGAATAGAGATGAAGTCAGTTCCAAATTTCGTCCTAGGAATAGAATAAAGGCCAGTACCAGGTCCAGGCACATGGCCAGAAAAGAAGTTAATATTCTGTGTAAGCCCAAAACCAAGAAAGAACTCTGTACTGTGTCTAGTTCTGGTTCTGAGGATGAGTCTGTGAAGATACCCTGTTTCTGGGCCAAAGACCAGACATATTCCTGGTCCAGGCCCAGAGAAGAGGCCAATAATTGGTCCAGGTTTACATCTAAGACACAAGTCTGTGTTGAGTCCAGTTTTGGTTCTGATCGTGAAGACCACATGAAATCCTGGTTCTGGTCTAGAGAGGGGATCAAATCCAGATCCAAACCCAGAGCCAGAAAAGAGGCCAACACCAGGGCCAGGCAAAGGGCCAAGCAAGAAGCTTGCATGGATTTCATATCTGGCTGCATGGATGTAAGAAAAAATGAGCCCTGGTTCTTACCTGGAGAAAAGGCTGGTAACTTTTTATGGCCTAAGACCAAGAaagaggccagggccagagcaatggcaaaggaagaggccaaagccaagaccagAGCCAAGGCCAAACGGGAAGTCAAGTCAGAGGAGGAGGTCCTTATTGGTACCTGGCTCTGGGCTACAGAGGAATCCAGCATGGTGGATGGAGCCAATATCATGTCCATTTCACAAATGGAGGGTGAATCCCTTGTTGGGAGTTGGTTCTGGACTGAAGAAGAGGACAGTTTGGGGACTGGAGCCAGTAAATCCATACCAAGGGCTAAGGTGGAGCCTAGTTGTGATTCCTATCTTGGGGCTGTGAAAAACACTAGTGTGGCAAGTGGGACTGCAGGTGCTTCTGAAACTATGCTAGCAGCTGATGAAGAGGTCATTGTTAGTTCCTGGTTCTGGGTTGGTGAAGAAGCCAACCCAGAGCCTGAGGAAGAGACCATTTTTGGGTCTTGGTTCTGGGACATTGATGAAACCAGTGTGGAATCTGGTACTGCAGTCAGCTGTGAGTCCAGGCAAAAGTCAGAGGAAGAAGCAGCTGTTGGTCCCTGGTTCTGGACTGGCGAAGAAGGCAGTGTAGTGGCTGCGGTTGGAGAAGAGGCCAAGTCAGGATCTGAAGAAGACACAATAtttggatcctggttttggtctgaaaACCAGCCCCCTGTGGATTCTAGGGATGAAGCTAGCTGTGACACTGTGCCagtgggtgaggaggaggaggaggagcccatTATTGGGTCCTTGTTCTGGGCCGGAGTAGACACTTGGGTGGAGGCTGAAGTCAACAGCATGTCTAATCTGGAGGATGAGGAAGAGGCCATTGTATCACCTTGGTTTGGAGTCAAAGAAGAGGTCAGTATGAAGTATGGGGCTGGTGCCAGATGCAAATTCATGACAGGAGCTGAGGAGAAAGATAGATCTTACTTCtgggaaaaaggaaaaccctTTATGTATCCTGCtgatggaggaagctggaattctaaACCAAAGGAGGAAGAGGACACTGTTGATTCATGTTTCTGGTCCAAAAACTACTCAAGACCAGGGGCCATTGTAGGGTCCTCGTTATGTGCCGCAGAAGGTGGCAGTATAGATGATGAGACTGGAGAAGAGGCTAGGTTACCAACTGAAGGGGAGAACGTAATCAAGCCTTTGTTCTGGAAAGACGATGAAGCCATTCAGGAGACTACCAGCAGAGAAGATCCCAGGCCAGCAGCTGAGGAGGAGTATATTGTtggttcttggttcttggctggGGAAGAGTACGGGCTTGAGGCAGTGCCTAAAGTTAGAGAAGAGAATATTCTCACAACTGAGGAGGAAGCTGTTCTGGGGTCCTGGTTCTGGGAGGAGCCTGTTAGGAGAGAAGCTGGATTTTGCAACAAATCCAGTGTCACATCTGAAGAGGAGGAAGTCATTGTTGGGTCCTGGTTCTGGGAAGAAGGGGCCAGGACGGGGACAGTGATAGAGGCCAGCTCTGAGTCCAAGCCTGGGACTGAGGAGGAGGAAATCATCATTGGGTCCTGGTTCTGGGATGAAGAAGCCAGTATAGAAACTGGGTCTCATGCAGTAGACAAAACAAGGTCAGAGACCGAAGAGAATGTTTTTGGGTCCTGGTTCTGGGCTGCAAAAGAAGGTGATGGAGAATCAGGTGTGTGCCATGTGTCCTCACCACAGGATGATGAAGAGATGATTGTTGAGTCCTGGTTGTGGTCTGGAGAGGAGGCCATTAAGGAGACTGGAACTGTGGCTACTTGTGAGTCGGAAAATGAGGAAGGGGCAGTTGCTGGCTCATGGTTTGGAGCTCAAAATGAGGAGAATgatgggactggaagtggaaccaACTGTGAGTCCAGGACGTTTGCTGATGAAGATGAGGCCATAGTGGGGTCCTGGTTCTGGGCAGGAGATGAGCCTCATTTTGAGTCAAATCCAAGCCCTGTTTTCAGGGCCATTTGCAAGTCCAGGTGTTCAGTTGAGCAGGAGCCTGATCCATCACGCAGGCCCCAGAGCTGGGATGAGGTCACAGTTCAGTTCAAGCCTGGTCCATGGGGAAGGGTTGGCTTCCCATCCACAAGCACCTTTAACTTTCCCAAAGAAGCAgtatttctgttttctgaaatgtTTGGAGGAAAGCCCAAGCTCTTGGAACTTAGCCCGGAAAGGGAAGAGCAGGAATCTTTGCTTCAGCCTGATCAGCCTGACCCTGAGTTCCAATTTCGGTATGATCCTTCCTATCGGTCAGTCCAGGAAATTCGAGAGCACCTTAGGGACAAAGAGAGTACAGGGCCTGAGAATTGGTCTTGCAGCTGCATACAGTGTGAGCTTAGAATTGATTCTGAAGAGTTTGAAGAACTCCTTTTACTAATGGACAGAATCCGTGATCCTTTCATCCATGAAATATCTAAAATTGCAATGGGGATGAGAAGTGCTTCTCAGTTTACCCGAGATTTCATTCGGGATTCAGGTGTGGTCTCACTTATTCAAGCCTTGCTCAATTATCCATCCTCCCGAGTTAGGAcacattttttggaaaatatgaTTCGCATGACTCCACCTTACCCAAATCTAAACATGATTCAGACATATGTATGTCAAGTGTGTGAGGAAACCCTTGCTTATGGCTTGGATACCCCTGAGCAGCTGTGTGGAATAAGGATGATTACACATCTCACCAGTACTACTGACTATCATACACTGATTGCCAATTATATGTCAGaacttctctccttgctagctacaGGCAATACCCAAACAAGGTTTCATGTTTTGAAAATACTGTTGAATTTTTCTGAAAATCTTGTCATGACAAAAGAACTACTCAGTGCTGAAGCAATGTCAGAATTTATGGGCCTCGTTAGCAGGAATGAGACAAATGACAATGTTCAAATTATTCTtgcaatatttgaaaatattggtAACAATATCAAAAAAGAAGCAGTGTTCACTGATGATGATTTCGATCTCGAGCCACTTATTTCTACATTCCATGAGGTTGAGAAATTTATTAAGGAACTGCAAAGCAAACCAGACGATCCAAATGACCCCGAAGCAGACCAGGAAAATTAG